A single genomic interval of Oscillatoria sp. FACHB-1407 harbors:
- a CDS encoding OmpA family protein: MAKTSPTSTHDPAVTPKPHPIRSFLVLVFRLLLLGIGGGFAALLGIAIAQFRPASAPSEPLAARLFRQSTQILQQTQRGSPVSTDPQTAETPTTTPASPSAIVTADADALTFTLPSDALFETNQTALRPDAQSILNGIQQDLQRYPGAVVRIASHTASATPPDASNAARDRSRSLAQAQTIETYLSDTLGDRYHWVSIGYGSTRPLVPNDSPLNQQSNRRIEITVEP, from the coding sequence ATGGCTAAAACTTCACCAACCTCAACTCATGACCCCGCTGTAACACCTAAGCCGCACCCTATACGTTCCTTTTTAGTCCTGGTGTTTCGGTTGTTGCTCCTGGGGATCGGTGGAGGATTTGCCGCCCTGTTGGGAATAGCGATCGCCCAGTTTCGTCCAGCATCAGCCCCCAGTGAACCGTTGGCTGCGCGGCTTTTTCGGCAATCGACTCAAATTCTGCAACAGACCCAGCGGGGATCTCCGGTTTCAACCGATCCCCAAACGGCGGAGACGCCCACCACAACTCCTGCCTCTCCCTCGGCGATCGTCACTGCGGATGCAGATGCCCTGACCTTTACCCTGCCGAGCGATGCTTTATTTGAAACCAATCAGACGGCATTGCGCCCTGATGCTCAGTCAATCTTGAACGGGATTCAACAAGATCTGCAACGGTATCCAGGTGCGGTCGTGCGTATCGCATCCCACACGGCCTCAGCCACCCCACCTGACGCCAGCAATGCAGCAAGAGATCGCAGTCGCTCCCTCGCGCAAGCACAAACCATTGAAACCTATCTGTCAGATACCTTGGGCGATCGCTATCACTGGGTCAGCATCGGATACGGTAGCACGCGCCCCCTCGTCCCAAATGATAGCCCACTCAACCAGCAAAGCAACCGCCGTATTGAGATTACAGTCGAGCCGTAG
- a CDS encoding AAA family ATPase, protein MTLFDQHRQQLVETEAPLAARMRPRTLDEFIGQDHIIGQGRLLRRAIQADQLSSLIFYGPPGTGKTTLAQIIANTTHAHFISINAVLAGVKEIREAIATAQEQRGMYGRRTILFVDEVHRFNKAQQDALLPWVENGTVILIGATTENPYFEVNKALVSRSRLFQLKPLTDADLNDIIDQALKEKSRGYGHLNIQVDSDARAHLINVSNGDARALLNALELAVETTPADAMGLVHITLAVAEESIQQRAVLYDKEGDAHFDTISAFIKSIRGSDPDAALYWLARMVYAGEDPRFIFRRLLILASEDVGLADPQAVAVVNACAQAFDRVGMPEGRYPLAQATLYLATTPKSNSVMGFFDALAAIEREREEDVPLHLRDANRDKDLGHGKGYLYPHSYREHWVAQQYLPGSLQGQVFYQPSDQGYEAQIQQSVAQRREAQLAALVEGVGVALPEVLTFSPTNSAQDRWLQRTLSQMGDRLGEVRDRLFVLANPQRHHLILDLNAGSGLLTWEATRRTPEGGVYACVHNPTDAAALQEQAIALPELSRPVILQLTLRELPTYLAKASLKFDRMVGRNALFHEPDQGTVLQNLMTGLHSDGAIVLAETLPRYTQRLYQLIDAASLGTRLYKQLVAAEEAIYTSSDNPVMNWDVEDWRSHLKALALQATVQLEQTQTELRITPTLLQRWFSVGQKRPSYLDYLAKTLTDTELTQVRDQFMQQLRDQVVPWSGAIAFIHITASHHIGSSNHGSSLRKAKGRGQKAEN, encoded by the coding sequence ATGACTCTTTTTGACCAACATCGTCAACAACTTGTGGAAACAGAAGCACCGCTGGCAGCACGAATGCGTCCCCGGACTCTGGATGAGTTTATCGGACAAGACCACATTATTGGGCAGGGGCGGTTGTTGCGGCGAGCCATTCAAGCAGATCAGTTGTCGTCGCTGATCTTCTACGGTCCTCCGGGCACGGGCAAAACCACACTGGCACAAATCATTGCCAATACAACCCACGCCCACTTCATCTCAATCAATGCGGTTCTGGCAGGGGTGAAAGAGATCCGGGAGGCGATCGCCACTGCTCAAGAACAACGCGGCATGTATGGTCGGCGGACGATTTTGTTTGTCGATGAAGTGCATCGCTTCAACAAAGCCCAACAGGATGCCCTGTTGCCCTGGGTCGAAAATGGCACAGTGATCCTGATTGGAGCCACTACCGAAAATCCCTACTTTGAAGTCAACAAAGCCCTCGTCAGTCGATCGCGCCTGTTTCAACTCAAACCCCTAACAGACGCTGATTTAAATGACATTATTGACCAGGCTCTTAAAGAGAAAAGTCGCGGTTACGGACACCTCAACATTCAGGTTGATTCAGACGCTCGCGCTCACCTGATCAACGTGTCAAACGGCGATGCACGAGCCCTGCTAAATGCACTGGAACTGGCAGTCGAAACTACCCCTGCTGATGCCATGGGACTGGTTCACATCACCCTGGCGGTTGCTGAGGAATCGATTCAACAGCGGGCAGTGCTCTACGACAAAGAAGGAGACGCCCATTTTGATACGATCAGTGCCTTTATTAAAAGCATCCGAGGATCAGACCCCGATGCTGCACTGTATTGGTTAGCCCGTATGGTGTATGCCGGAGAAGACCCCCGGTTTATTTTTCGGCGGTTGCTGATCCTGGCGAGTGAAGATGTGGGGTTAGCCGATCCGCAGGCGGTAGCGGTGGTGAATGCCTGTGCTCAAGCCTTTGATCGGGTGGGAATGCCAGAGGGACGCTATCCCCTGGCGCAGGCGACGCTGTATCTGGCAACCACTCCCAAATCAAACAGCGTCATGGGCTTCTTTGATGCTTTAGCGGCGATCGAACGGGAACGCGAGGAAGACGTGCCGTTGCACTTGCGGGATGCCAATCGAGACAAAGACCTGGGACATGGCAAAGGTTATCTCTATCCCCACTCCTATCGAGAGCACTGGGTGGCTCAACAATATTTACCCGGCAGTTTGCAGGGGCAGGTGTTTTATCAACCGTCCGATCAGGGCTATGAGGCACAGATTCAGCAGTCAGTGGCGCAACGTCGGGAGGCACAGTTGGCGGCTCTGGTAGAAGGAGTTGGAGTGGCGTTGCCAGAAGTTCTGACGTTTAGCCCGACAAACTCGGCTCAAGACCGATGGTTGCAGCGTACGCTGAGTCAAATGGGCGATCGCCTGGGTGAGGTGCGCGATCGCCTGTTTGTGCTGGCAAACCCCCAACGGCATCACCTAATTTTGGATCTGAATGCTGGTAGTGGGTTACTCACCTGGGAAGCCACCCGTCGCACTCCCGAAGGTGGGGTCTATGCCTGTGTTCACAACCCAACGGATGCAGCGGCATTACAAGAACAGGCGATCGCACTACCAGAGTTGTCGCGTCCCGTAATCTTGCAATTAACCCTACGAGAGTTACCCACCTATCTAGCAAAAGCCTCATTAAAGTTCGATCGCATGGTGGGACGCAATGCCTTGTTTCATGAACCGGATCAAGGGACTGTGCTCCAAAACCTGATGACCGGGCTGCATTCTGATGGAGCCATCGTTTTGGCAGAAACGTTGCCTCGCTATACTCAGCGGTTGTATCAACTGATTGATGCTGCATCACTGGGTACCCGGCTCTACAAACAACTGGTTGCAGCGGAAGAAGCAATTTATACCAGTAGCGATAATCCAGTTATGAACTGGGATGTCGAGGACTGGCGATCGCACCTCAAAGCCCTCGCTTTGCAAGCCACCGTTCAACTGGAGCAGACTCAAACCGAACTTCGCATTACTCCGACTCTGTTACAACGGTGGTTTAGTGTCGGACAAAAACGGCCCAGCTATTTAGATTACCTGGCAAAAACACTCACTGATACAGAATTAACTCAGGTTCGTGATCAGTTTATGCAACAGTTGCGGGATCAAGTCGTGCCATGGTCAGGGGCGATCGCCTTCATCCACATCACCGCTTCACATCACATCGGCTCGTCAAATCACGGCAGCTCTTTGCGCAAGGCAAAAGGCAGAGGGCAGAAAGCAGAGAATTGA
- a CDS encoding cyclic nucleotide-binding domain-containing protein has translation MKKVLFILSELDDEDINWLIQVGSKQDVSAGTILIHEGKPVDTLYILLEGTLVVSISAMTGREVARLSSGEVVGEMSFVDSRPPSATVQTLENCLVLSIPRTQLAEKLKQDIAFGCRFYRALAIMLSHRLRGTVKQLGEDKDKPAAETNGVDPGMAETVAVAQARFDDMLARLKSQ, from the coding sequence ATGAAGAAAGTCCTGTTCATTTTGAGTGAGTTGGATGACGAGGATATTAATTGGTTAATTCAGGTTGGTAGTAAGCAGGATGTTTCTGCGGGGACGATCCTCATTCACGAGGGTAAACCCGTTGACACGCTCTATATCTTGTTAGAAGGGACTCTGGTTGTTTCAATTTCAGCGATGACGGGACGGGAGGTCGCTCGATTGTCGAGCGGTGAGGTTGTCGGGGAGATGTCATTCGTCGATTCTCGTCCTCCGTCGGCAACAGTGCAAACCTTGGAAAATTGCCTGGTGCTCTCGATTCCTCGAACTCAGCTTGCCGAAAAGCTGAAACAAGATATTGCGTTTGGCTGCCGCTTTTATCGGGCGTTAGCCATCATGTTGTCGCATCGACTGCGCGGCACGGTGAAGCAGTTGGGAGAGGACAAAGACAAACCCGCTGCGGAAACCAATGGCGTTGATCCAGGCATGGCTGAAACAGTTGCTGTGGCTCAAGCCCGCTTTGATGACATGTTAGCTCGATTAAAGAGTCAATAG
- the fmt gene encoding methionyl-tRNA formyltransferase — MRLVFFGTPDFAVPSLKTLLSHPEFEVLAVVTQPDKRRGRGTELSPSPVKAIALEHNLPVWQPQRIKKDAETLQQLRDANADAFVVVAYGQILSQEILDMPRLGCINAHGSLLPDYRGAAPIQWSIYHGETETGITTMLMDAGMDTGAMLIKATTPIGWMDTAWDLAKTLSAIAADVLVETLIKLDQQAIDPIPQDHEQATYAPLIKKEDYPLDWNRGAIALHNQIRGFYPNCVTTFRGNALKVTHTLPLNQPDALTPELQAERDRLTWDQTATPGTVVAVLKNHGLIVQTGDGLLLLTEVQLAGKRSQSGWDFVNGTRLTVGETFS, encoded by the coding sequence ATGAGACTCGTTTTTTTTGGAACCCCAGACTTCGCCGTACCCAGCCTCAAAACCCTGTTGAGCCATCCTGAGTTTGAGGTGTTAGCAGTGGTGACTCAGCCCGACAAACGACGGGGACGGGGCACGGAGTTGTCACCTTCACCCGTCAAGGCGATCGCCCTGGAGCACAACCTGCCTGTGTGGCAACCGCAACGCATCAAAAAAGATGCCGAAACGTTGCAGCAGTTGCGAGATGCCAATGCAGATGCCTTTGTGGTGGTTGCCTACGGGCAAATTTTATCCCAAGAGATTTTAGACATGCCCCGGTTGGGTTGCATCAATGCCCACGGGTCACTCTTACCCGATTACCGGGGAGCCGCACCGATTCAATGGAGCATCTATCATGGTGAAACCGAGACGGGCATCACCACTATGTTGATGGATGCAGGCATGGATACGGGGGCGATGTTAATCAAAGCAACCACCCCGATTGGCTGGATGGACACCGCCTGGGACTTAGCAAAGACCCTATCGGCGATCGCGGCTGATGTCTTAGTCGAAACCCTGATCAAATTAGATCAGCAAGCGATCGACCCCATTCCTCAAGATCACGAGCAAGCCACCTACGCACCGCTGATCAAGAAAGAAGACTATCCGTTGGACTGGAACCGGGGGGCGATCGCGCTCCATAATCAAATTCGGGGGTTCTATCCCAACTGTGTGACAACCTTTCGGGGAAATGCGCTAAAAGTGACACATACCCTTCCCCTCAACCAACCCGACGCCCTGACTCCAGAACTACAAGCTGAGCGCGATCGCCTCACCTGGGATCAAACAGCTACTCCTGGAACGGTGGTTGCCGTACTCAAAAATCACGGATTGATTGTGCAAACCGGAGATGGACTCCTGTTGCTGACTGAGGTACAACTGGCAGGAAAGCGATCGCAGTCCGGGTGGGATTTTGTCAACGGCACTCGATTAACCGTTGGCGAGACGTTCAGTTGA